One Campylobacteraceae bacterium genomic window, AAAATAATATTGCTTTCTATTTCTATTTCTTCTTTGAGTTCTTCTGTTATTTCTGGAAAAATATTGTCCATCATTCGCATCAAGAAGTTCTCGCCTGCTCTGATTTTTGAATAAGAAATATTAATCGGAACAATCATTGTTTCTTTTTGGCTAATGGAAGAGAGATCTTTTAGAAAATACTTTCTTTGGAACTTTTTTTGGTTTTTAATATCGTGTTTTAAATATTTTTCTCTTAATAATTGAGAATATAAAGCAAAAAAGGAAGCGCCTGTATACACTCTTTTGCACGCCCCATCCACATTAACACAATAATGACTGCCTTCTTTTCTGATATCTTTTGCTTTTACCATCAAACCTTCTGGAAAAATCATACAATCTTGTTTACCACTTAAAAGATTCCCAAGCATAATATTGTTTCTAGAAGGATCTGTTTTTTTAAGTGCTCCTATATTTTTAAGTAAATTACCAAAAACAGAATGAAATAACGAATCATCTGCAATAACGCTTACTTTTTTATTGTTTAAATTGTACATAGCAAAAGGAACTAAAATAGCTTCTGTACGTGTAAAATGATTAGCAACAAAGATTCTGGGATGATCTTTAGGAATATTGTTTATTCCTTTTATTTCAATATTAGCATCCAATATTTTTTCTAATAAATTTAAAACATATCCCGTAGAATCTAATAACAAATCATTTTTTTTCATTTATTAGCCTTATATTCTTTTACTTTAAAAGAATCCACAGAAATAACTTCTTGTTTCATTTTATAAGCTCTTTTCATTGCTCGTAAACTTGAAGCATTAATCATTTCTTTTTGATGCGCTTCTTCTAAGATATTGTTCATTGTATCCTTTTTTAATTTCCCTTCTTTTACAGATTTTTTAATTTCTTTAAAGTGTTTGTCGTATTTTTTATTTAAAATAAAAGCCTCTTGCATAAGATGTAGACGGTCTTTTTTATCTTTACTTATAAAAATATTTTTACATAAAGCATTTAAATGCTCTTCTTTTTTAAGGTTTGTTACTATGGTATTGTTTAAAGAATCTTTTGCTTTTAATGCAATAGGATTTAATCGTAAAATTGGCAAGAATATTTTTAAAACACCTATATTACTGATTATATCTTCAAAAGCTTTTTGAATTTCATTAAAAGCATACAAACAAAAATAATCAACCAAAGCTTTATTTTCTTCTTTAGGATTGTTATCAAATTCTCGTAAGGTTGCTGTTATTAAATAACAATAAGAAAGTATATCCCCAAAACGTCCGGATAAGTTTTCTCTTTTTTTCAAAGCAGGCCCTACTATTATTAAAACAATATTTGTTAATAAAGTGAATTGCGCAGAAGCCCAAAGAAGTTTTCTTTTGTAGTTTTTAAATTCACCTTTTGTTCTTACAAAAGAAGCTCTGCTTAAAAAACAAAAAACAGTTTTAGCAAAAGCATGAGAAACCAAAGAAATATGAGAGAAAAAAGCCTTATCAAAAGCTTCAATGTTTTCTTCTTCAATGGCTTGTATTTCTTTGGTAATAAAGGGATGTGATTTTATTAAACCTTGTCCAAATTGCATAAGATTTCGTGTTAAAATATTAGCACCCTCAACAGTAATAGAAATTGGAAGAGCAAAATAAGCATGGGCTAAAAGATTATTAGGTCCCCTCATAATCGCACTTCCTCCCAAAATATCCATAGAATCATTTATTATTTCTCTGAATTTTTCTGTTGCATGGTATTTCATAATAGAGTTAACCACTCCTGGTTTCTCACCCGCATCAATAGCATCCAGCGTATAGTTTCTAGCAGCATTTAACATATAAGTATAAGAAGCAATTTTGGCAATTTTTTCTTCTATTGCTTCAAAATGACTAAGACTTAAACCAAACTGTTCTCTTAGAGAAGTATAATAAGTACTTACACTTAATGCAAGTTTAGAACCACCAAGAGAGACGGAAGGCAAAGAAATACCGCGTCCTATTGATAAAGACTCAACAAGCATTTTCCAGCCTTGTCCTATTCCTTCTTGTCCTCCAATAATGTCTCCTAGATCAATAATGACATCTTTTCCATCTAAAGGAGAATTGACAAAAGGAATATTTAAAGGATCATGACGTTTTGAATTATCAACTCCTTTTGTATTAGCATTAATTAATCCAAAAGTAATACCTAAATCTTCTTTTTCTCCTAATAAATGATCAGGATCTTTTAAAACAAAAGCCAAACCAATCAATGTAGCTATATTTGCTAAAGTAATATAACGTTTAGTAAAATTTAGTTTGATTTTTATAGTATTATTTTCATCTTTAAACAAAATACCACTTGAAGTAATCGAAGTAGCATCACTCCCTGCATTGGGTTCTGTTAAAGCAAAACAAGGAACTTCTCTTCCCAACGCTAAGTTATTTAAGTACTTGTCTTTTTGTTTTTGAGTACCGTGTTTTAATATTAGTTCAGCAGGTCCTAGTGAATTGGGAACCATAATAGTAATTGCTAGTACTTGTGAGCGCGAAACGAGTTTTTCAATTATGTGAGAATGGGCAGTTGCCGAAAAACCAAGGCCTCCGTACTCTTTGGGAATAATCATACCAAAGAATTTATTCTCTTTTATATATGTCCAAATTTCTGGGCTTAAATCTCTGTTTTGGAAAATCTCCCAATCAGAACTCATTTCACATAAGGTATTAACTTCATTGTTTAAAAAATCTTCTTCTTCTTTACTTAAGTGCGTAATTTTTTGATTTTTGATGGCTTCGAAATCAACTTGTGCTTTAAAAAAATTGCTTTCCACCCAATTTGTACCAGCTTCTAGGGCTGCTTTTTCAGTAGAAGATATTTTAGGCAGTAAAGCTTTTCTTTTTATTAATAGAACCAAGTTTTTAGAAATAAAAGAAAGACGTAAATCTTTAATAATAAAAAACAAAGAAAAGAAAATAAAAACCATTATTAAACTCAAACTTACATCTGAGACATAAGCATATATCACAATTACAGTACACCATAAATATAAGGGGTAAGAAAAATATGCCAATAATAATAAAATAAATATAAAAATTAAACTTTCCATAATGTATCTCCTGTATTAAAGTTTTGATTGTTTTTTTCTAAAGCCAATAATAACTTACAGGGTTTAAAACGTAAACCTTGTTCTTCTTGAAGTTTTTTTAAGGTTTTAACTATGTATTCTAAACCCAAATCATTGGCATAAGATAAAAGTCCTCCTTTATAAGGTGGAAAACCTGTTCCTGTAATCATTGCAAAATTAATAGTATTCGCATCTTGCACGATATTTTCTTCTAAACATCGTGCTGCTTCATTAATCATAATTAATAAACACCGATCTAATATTTCATTCTTTGAAATGTCTTTTCTGTTTTCATTAATCATGCTTTCTATACTTTGGTTTTCTTGTATGTTTTTGCCTTCATAGGTATAAAAACCTTCTTGTGTTTTTCTCCCAAAGAGTTTTAATTCATGCAGTTTTATTAAAATATCACTTATAGGCATTCTTTTCCCGTAGGCTTTATTTAAAATCTTACTTACTTCATAACCCACATCAATACCAACAGTATCTGCTAAAACAAAAGGTCCCATTGGCATTCCAAAATCTTTTAAAACTTTATCGATTTGAGTAATACTGGAACTGTCTTTTAAAATAAAAGCAGCTTCATTAAGATAAGGAAGTAAAATTCTATTGACTACAAAACCGGCACAATCTCCTACAACAATAGGTGTTTTTCCACAAGAAACCAATAACTCCAAAACTCTATTTATTGTTTTTTTAGAAGTATGTGAGCTTGGTATTACTTCAACCAAAGGCATTAAGTTTGCAGGATTAAAAAAATGAACACCTAAAAAGTTCTTTTTATTTTTTATATTTTGACTTAAGGTCTCAATTGAGATAGAAGAGGTATTGCTTGCAATTATTGCATCAGGGTTTAATACTTCTTCTAATTCTTTATAGGCCTGTTTTTTAACTTTTTCATTTTCAAAAATCACTTCAATCGCAAACTCTATATCCTTCATTCCAGAAAAATCTTTTGTATAAGAAATTTTATTCATATTAAAATCAACTTGTGTTTTACTAAGAGATCTGTTTTGTAATGCGAAATCATAAAGTTTGGCTATTTTTTTTAAAGCGCCTTGTATATAATCCAAAGAAATATCTTTAATTCTTACTTCTTTAAGATATTTTGAGAAAAGCCAGATAATTCCTTGTCCCATTACTCCACAGCCTAAAATACTAACTTTTGAAAGGGGATCTTTTGTTTTTGTAAAGTTTTTATTGTATTTTTCAAACATAAAAAACAGCTCTATCATGTATTTTGCTTCTTTGGAAACAGCAAGTTTTGAAAATTCTTTGGCTTCTAATTCTAAACCGTGTTTAAAATCTTTTTGATAGGTTTTTTTTATAATATTAAGCGCAATATAAGGACCTTTAAAATCTTTATTTACTTTTCTTTTAAGGGTTTTAAGCGCTTTGCTAAAAATTAATTCTCTAAGAGGCCAAGACTCAAGAAGAGAAAAAGTTTTTCTTTTTTTAATTTTATGATTAAGCACATTTTTAATAAACGCTTTTAATTTAAACTCTTTTTGTCCTTCATCAAAAATTGCATCCGCTAATTGAATGCGATAGGCTTTTTTTGCATCAATGGTTTTCCCACTTAAGATTAAATCCAAAGCATTAATTAATCCCATAACTTTAGGTGCTCTTTGTGTTCCTCCAAGCCCTGGGAAAAAACCAAGTTTCACTTCTGGAAAAGCAAGTTTACTTTGTGCACTTATTACTCTATAGGTACAAGCCAAAGCAAGCTCTAATCCTCCCCCCATACAAGCACCATTAATATAAACAACAGAAGGAATGTTTAGGTTTTCCAATTTGTTAAATATGCTGTGCCCTTTTTCTAAAAGGCCTAATACTTCTTCTTCATCTTTAAAAGTTTGAATTTCTTTTATATCAGCGCCTGCTATAAAAGTGTTTTTTTTGCCACTTTGTATAAGTAAAAGTTTAATACTTTTGTTTTGAATAATTTCATTAAGTTTTTCATCTAATTCATTAAGTACTTGCAAACTTAAAATATTAACTTTTTCATTTTTACAATCAATTTCTAGCGTGGCAATATTATTTTGTATTTTTAAAAGTATATTAGTCATTATAAGCCTCCAATAAAAATGCTGCACCTTGTCCACCACCTACACATAAAGTAGCAAGGGCTGTTTTTTTATTTGTTCTTTTTAATTGTTTAAGTGCACTTAATACAATACGTGCTCCACTCATTCCAACAGGATGACCTAACGCAATAGCTCCTCCATTGACATTTAAAATGTCCGGATTTATTTCTCCAAGAGCAGGAGAGTTAAAGGTCTTTTTACAAAAACTATTGGAGTTGAAAGCTTTAATATTGGCCAAACTTTGGGCTGAAAAAGCTTCATTTAATTCAATAAGATCTATGTCTTTTAAAGAAGTTCCTGTTTTATCAAAAAGTTTTTTTGTAGCATAAATAGGACCTAATCCCATTCTTTTAGCTTCAAGTCCAACATAAGCATAATCTTTAATACAGCCAAGTACTTTAAGGCCTAATTCTTTTGCTTTACTTTGGGTACTTAGTATTAACATACAAGCACCATCTGATATTTGAGATGAATTTCCAGCAGTTACTGTTCCTGCATTTTTATCAAAGATGGGTTTTAGTTTTTCTAAGGCTTGCATGTTTTGATTGAAACGTATTCCATTGTCTTTAAAAAAAGATGTTTCTTTGGTAATTATTGCATGTATTTCATCATCAAGAATGTTTTTCTCTTGTGCCGCTTGTGCTTTTAAGTGTGAGAGTAGCGCATATTCATCTTGTTCTTCTCTTGAAATTCCAAATTCATTTGCAAGATTTTCAGCGGTTAAACCCATGATTTGACCAGAAATAGGGTCAGATAATCCTAAAAGTAAAGCAATAACAGGTTTTAAGTGACTTAGTTTAAAAGTGCTTAAGATTTTTAACCTTTGAGCAAGACTTTTACTATAGCTTATTTGCGTAATAAAATCTTTATAAGCATCTTGATAAAGTAGGGGAATATTACTCATAGATTCAACTCCCCCCACAAGATACAAAGAACCTTGATCGCTGTTTATTTTCTCAATTGCTGAAGATATGGCTTGCATTCCAGAAGCACAATTACGGTGAACCGTATACGCAGGTGTTTTTTGTGAAAAACCCGCTTTTATTGCAATGATTCTTGCAATATTGGCTGCATGTGCCGGTTGAGCAACATTTCCAAGTATTATTTCATCAAATGCATCATAAGAAATACCTGTTCTTAGAACCAGTTCTTTTGTTATAATAGCACCCAGAGTATCTGCTTGAATGTTTTTTAATTCAAAACCAGCTTTTGATATTGGGCTTCTTAAACCATCAATTATTACAATTTTTTCTTTCATAAAAATCTCCTAATACATTGTGCTTATTTGGTCTTCATATAATTCCTCTATTTTATTTCTACATATTTTCATTGAAGGTGTTAATTCTCCCGTTTCAATTGAAATATCATTTAGAATGAGTGTATATTTAACAATACGTTCCCATGAGTTTAAATTTTTATTGATTTTTTTAATATGTTTATCTATCTCATTTATGATACTCCTATTTGCATAATAAGCTTCAATGCTTAAGTCCGTATTCTTTTGTTTTTCTAAAAGATATTTGTCTTTGTCAACAAAAAGTAAAGCGCTTACATATTTTTTATTATTAGCAATAATAATACTAAATTCAATGTATTTGTTTTTTGAAAGTTCTTGCTCTAAAAAAACAGCATTGACATATTCTCCTGTGGAGCTTTTAAATATTTCTTTTTTTCTACTGCTTACATATAAATAACCTTCTTCATCCATATGTCCAATATCTCCCGTATGTAACCAGCCCTCATCATCAATAGTATTTTTAGTTAGTTCTTTTTGATTAAGATACTCTCTCATTAAAGAAGGGCCTTTTACTAATATCTCCTTGTCAAGAAATTTAATTTCAGCACTTTTAAGTAATTTTCCACAAGAACCCACTTTTTGTGCATCAGGAGCATTTGTGGAAATAACAGGAGAAAATTCACTCAAACCATAACCTTGGTAAATATTAATTCCAATATTTACAAAAAAATTACAGATATCTTTGTTTAAAGGAGCGCCTCCTGAAACAAGTTTTTGTAAGCGTGAGCCAAATATCTCTCTGAATTTTATATAAACTATTTTGTCAAAAAGTTTATAAATGAAACCTTGTTTATTGATGTCATATCTCATTGCATAAGAAAAAGCCAAGCTTGCAAGGATTTTACTTATTAAAGGTTTTGATTCTATGTTTGTTTTGATTTTATTATATATTTTTTCCAATAATCTTGGCACTGCTGTCATCATGGTGGGTTTTACTATTTTAAGTAAGTTTGCCACATTTGTTATTTCATCTACAAAATAAATACTAACGTTTTTGCTTAAATAATAAGACATTACGGTTCGCTCAAAAATATGGGCCAAAGGAAGTAAGGATAAAATAATTTCATCCTTTTTTAAATGAATAAGGAAATCAATATCATTTATTTGTGAAATAATATTTTTATTACTTAATACTACTCCTTTAGGTGTTCCTGTATTTCCGCTGGTATAAATGATAGAAAAAATATCATTTTCATTTGTTTTATAAATATCATCTGCGTGTATTTCTTGTTGTAAGGTATTAGAATAAAACAGATCATCAAAACAATAAAAGTTATTTTTAGAATCTTCAAAAGTATGGGTAATAAAAACAAGGTCTTTTTTTATATTTTTTATTGTGTTTTTATCATCAATAAATATATACGATATATTTGCATCATTAAGCTCAAAGTTTAAGTTTTTGATGGAAATGTTAGCAAAAATGGGCACGGATACTGCGCCTATTTGATGCAAAGCAAAATCAAAAATAAGCCAAAAAGGGCTTGATACTGCACAGATTGCAACAGTATCGTTTTCTTTTATGCCAATGTTTTTTAGTTCTTTTGCAAGACTTAAAACTTTATTTTTAAATAAACTCGTTGAAATATTTTTGTATTCCCCTTTAAAGAGGTAATTTAAAAAATACTTATTTTCACTTTTAGTAAAAGACTTAAATAATTCTTGATAGGTTTTAAAAGGTAAAGTTTTCATTCTTACTCCTTCATGTAGTCTAAGTATAGAATAAATAATTTAAAAATAAAAAAAATAATATTTTATATTTTTATATTAAGTTCTTTTTAAATTAAATAAAATTTATCTTACATTTAATCATAAATATAGTGATTATTATTTTAAATATATATGTACAGTAATTGTACATGTAAAAACAAAAATCATACAATAGGCTATTTCTCCTAATATTAATCTCTTTATTTTGATAAACTGAATGGAAACTGAAAGCTAAATAAGGCAATTATGCTTCAAAACAGAACATCTCAGGCAATAAGTTATTTATTTGTAACTTTTATTTACACAATAAAAACTTGTACAAGTCATTACAATAATTGTACATGTCAATAAAGGAAGATATGATATACTCTTATATATAAAAATATAGGAGACATATATGAGTTTAATCGCTGCTTACCAAAAGCATACAGAAGAAAGACTTCAAGAGGGCTCTTTGCCACCATTGGCACTAACTGCTGATGAAACTGCACAATTAGTTGAATTATTAAAAGCAAACAATGTTGCTGATGCTGATTATGCTGTAGAAATATTTAAAAATAACATTAATCCAGGTGTTGATGATGCTGCTTATGTAAAAGCAGCTTTTTTAAATGACATTGTTCAAGGACAAGTATCCTGTACTGTTATTTCTAAAATAGATGCAATCAAAATTTTAGGAACAATGATGGGTGGGTTTAATGTAACTCCATTAGTAGATGCACTTAAAATTGATGATTTAGCCAAAGAAGCTGCAAATCAATTAAAAAACACTATTTTAGTATACGATTCTTTTAATGATGTAAAAGAATTAGCGGACAATGGAAATATTATGGCTGCTTCTATTATTCAATCATGGGCTGATGCTGAGTGGTTTACTAATAAACCTGCATTAGAAGATGAAATCACTGTAACTGTTTATAAAATTCCAGGTGAAACCAATACAGATGATTTATCACCTGCAACAGTAGCTTTTACAAGAGCTGATATTCCTTTACATGCAACGTCAATGTTACAATCACGTATGGAAGATCCATTAAATAAAATGATTGAACTTAAAGAAAAAGGTTATCCTTTAGCTTATGTTGGTGATGTTGTTGGAACAGGGTCTTCAAGAAAATCTGGAATTAACTCTGTTCAATGGCATATGGGAAGAGATATTGTTGGAGTTCCTAATAAAAGAACAGGTGGAGTTGTTATTGGTTCTATTATTGCTCCTATTTTCTTTAATACGGCAGAAGATTCAGGATGTTTACCTATTCAAGCCCCAGTTGATGATTTAGAAACAGGTGATGTTATTACGGTTAAACCAAGTGAAGGTGTAATTACTAAAGATGGAAAAGTGGTTTCTACTTTTACAATTGAACCAAATACTTTACCTGACGAAATGAGAGCAGGGGGACGAATTCCTTTAATTATTGGAAAAGGTTTAACTGCAAAAGCAAGAGAAGCACTAAAACTTCCTGCTAGTGATTTATTTATTATTCCTACTCAACCAGAAGATGATGGAAAAGGTTTTACTCAAGGTCAAAAAATGGTTGGTAAAGCTTGTGGTATGGAAGGTGTTAAACCAGGTATGTATGTAGAACCTATCTGTACAACAGTAGGATCTCAAGATACAACTGGTCCTATGACTAGAGATGAGATTAAAGAACTTGCAGCACTTTCTTTTGGTGCTGATATGGTTATGCAATCATTTTGTCATACTGCTGCTTATCCAAAACCAGCAGATGTTAAATTACAACATACACTTCCTGAGTTTATTACTTCAAGAAGCGGTGTTACGTTAAGACCAGGGGATGGTGTTATTCACTCTTGGTTAAACAGATTGTGTTTACCTGATACAATTGGTACTGGTGGAGATAGCCATACTAGATTCCCTATTGGAATGAGTTTCCCTGCTGGATCTGGACTTATTGCTTTTGCATCTGTAACTGGATCTATGCCTTTAACTATGCCAGAATCTGTTTTGGTTAAGTTTGTTGGTGAAATGCAACCAGGAATTACCTTAAGAGATATGGTTAATGCTATTCCTTACCAAGCTATCAAAGACGGTTTATTAACGGTTGAGAAAAAAGGTAAAAAGAATGTATTTGCTGGAAAAATGATTGAGATTACAGGTCTTCCTGATTTAAAAGTTGAACAAGCGTTTGAATTATCAGATGCAGCAGCAGAACGATCAGCAGCAGCTTGTTGTATTCAATTAGATAAAGAACCAATTATTGAGTACTTGTCTTCAAATATAGCATTAATTGAGAAAATGATTGAAGAAGGTTATAACGATGCACGAACGCTTCAACGACGTGCTGATAAAATGAAAGAATGGATTGCAAATCCTATCTTACTTACTCCTGATGATGATGCAGTTTATTCTGATACTATTATTATTGATATGAGTACCATTACTGAACCATTATTATGTTGTCCAAATGATCCAGATGATGTTGATACATTAACAAACATTTTGGCTGATCCAAAAAGAATTACAGACAGAATTGAAGAAGTATTTGTTGGTTCTTGTATGACAAATATTGGATTATTCAGAGCTTTAGGAGAAATTCTTAAAGGGGAAGGTCCAGTACCTACTAAATTATGGATTGCACCTCCCACTAAAATGGATAAACAACAATTAACTGAAGAAGGGTATTATGCAATCTTTGGAGAAGCAGGAGCAAGATTAGAAATTCCTGGTTGTTCTTTATGTATGGGGAATCAAGCTCATGTTAAACAAGGAGCAGTAGTATTCTCAACATCTACACGTAACTTTGATAACAGACTTGGTAAAGATTCTCAAGTTTATCTTGGATCTGCAGAAGTTGCAGCATTAGCAGCTTTATTAGGGAGACTTCCTACTAAAGCAGAATACTTAGATATGGTACCTAAGAAAATTACTCATGAAAAAAGAGCGGATATTTATAAATACTTAAACTTCCACGAAGTTACATCAGCAGAATTAACAAACCTAGTTCATTCTTAAAATACTTAAAAAACAAAGAGCAAAGCTCTTTGTTTTTTCTTTCATACTTCAATGCTACTTCTCATCCATTTTTTCTTATAACAAAAACACATTTTAAATAAACTTATTTTCTAAAAGTATTAATTTTCCAAACGTTGTAAAAGTTCGTTCCATTTGAATGCGAGTAAGTGAGTGATTTTTTTATTTTTGTAGGCTTTTAAATCTAAAGATTGTATTTCATACAAAGCTTTTAAGTCTTTTCTTTCATTAATATTTAGAATCTTTTTATTAATATTGTCTAAAACCATTTTTTCTTTATTGTTTTTATACGTAAGAACTAAATGCAATTGTTTTTTATATTCAACTTGAAGAAGAGAGAAGTCTTTTGTTTCAAATCCTAATTCAATGAGGGTAAAGTATTTTGCAATAACATAATCTTCACAATCCCCTTTTCCTCTTATTAAAAATTCTTTTCTACTTGCCCAATAATCAATTTTTTTGTAATTTTTCAAATCAGCTAAAGCTTCAATTTTATTAAAAAAATTATTAACTCGAATAAGTATTATTTCCTTGTTTTTTTCTTCTTTTAGTTCATATTTTAAACGTTTGAAAGCAAGAAGTCTGTTGAAAATATATTTCTTATTTTTGTCTGTTTTAATGTCATTTATATCAGTGTTTGTTAAACCCAAGGACTTGATAAAAGATGCTTGACTAAGTGAAATAAGGCTAAAAAGTATAATTAATATTTTTATCATTTTGTATAATAACACATAAAATTATTAAATTTTCTAAAAATAAACTTAAAATATAACTCATAAAATTATTTAATTTGTATTATTGTTTTTGACATAATATATAACTTCCATAATGCCTCTATAGTTAAATTAATAAAATAAATAATATTCATTTTATTAATTATTTAAGAAAAATAATACTTTCTAAATTATAGTAAAATTAATAAGCGTTACTAATATACAAGTAAAAGTAATTTTTAGAAAAAATAGTTGATTTTAAATGACAAGTAAAAGAATCTTATTGTACTTTTGTTATACAAATACAAATGGAGAGATATGGAACTGCTTTATAAACTTGAATTTAATACTACCAATTCTTATTATATAACTATTATAAAAGATACTATAAAAGATTTTAAAATTAATGCACACTGTGAACAATATTTAGGATATATATTAATACGTTTTGAAGAAGAACAAACAAAAGTGGATGATTTTTTTGCTTTTGTAAAAGAAAAAATGCAAAGTTCCCTTTTTGCTAGAGAATGGATAAAAATTGATTTTCATGATGATAAGAGTGAAGCTCTTAATAATTTTGATGTTAAATTAAATCTCTCTTTATTTACGGATGAAGAGATAGTTTCACTTGAGAAAAACAATAATATTGATTTTTCAAATGACCTTAATAAAATAAAACAAGGTGGAATTTCACGCTTTGAAACCAGAAATGGTTTAAAAAATATATTTTTACCCTCTATTAAACATAAAAGAGACTTTGAAGTACGTGGGCATGAAGTTCGTCTTTTGATAACCAATATTTATAAAGTAAGCGAAATATTAGAATTGCAGCCAAAAGAAACTGCTTTGTTATGCACCATTGAGCGACCTTTAGTAAAAGTAAGACTAAGAAGCGAAGCAAATGCAAAAGAACTTTATTCAAGTACAGACTTTATTTATGCAAAAATTGCAGATGATAAAGAATCTATTCTTTTCTCAAATGCTTTAAAAAAAGAAGGAATAGATTATTTGATGTGTGTTTCTGATGATATTCATCAATATTCTTTACGTGTTATGCCTTTTAAGGATCAAACCCTTATTATTCATGGGGATAAAGGTTTATTTCCAAAGATAGATTATTTTACCAAAGAAAAATACTATTCTGCAAAAAATTACTTCGATGAAAATAAAGGTGTATTTAATGCAATCTTGCAAAAACATGAAGAAAAAGGAAAAAACTTTTTAGGTGTTTATTTTTCTATGGAGTCTAAAGAATCTGCATTTAAAATAAAAGATCAAAATAATATTTTGGATGTAA contains:
- a CDS encoding enoyl-CoA hydratase/isomerase family protein gives rise to the protein MTNILLKIQNNIATLEIDCKNEKVNILSLQVLNELDEKLNEIIQNKSIKLLLIQSGKKNTFIAGADIKEIQTFKDEEEVLGLLEKGHSIFNKLENLNIPSVVYINGACMGGGLELALACTYRVISAQSKLAFPEVKLGFFPGLGGTQRAPKVMGLINALDLILSGKTIDAKKAYRIQLADAIFDEGQKEFKLKAFIKNVLNHKIKKRKTFSLLESWPLRELIFSKALKTLKRKVNKDFKGPYIALNIIKKTYQKDFKHGLELEAKEFSKLAVSKEAKYMIELFFMFEKYNKNFTKTKDPLSKVSILGCGVMGQGIIWLFSKYLKEVRIKDISLDYIQGALKKIAKLYDFALQNRSLSKTQVDFNMNKISYTKDFSGMKDIEFAIEVIFENEKVKKQAYKELEEVLNPDAIIASNTSSISIETLSQNIKNKKNFLGVHFFNPANLMPLVEVIPSSHTSKKTINRVLELLVSCGKTPIVVGDCAGFVVNRILLPYLNEAAFILKDSSSITQIDKVLKDFGMPMGPFVLADTVGIDVGYEVSKILNKAYGKRMPISDILIKLHELKLFGRKTQEGFYTYEGKNIQENQSIESMINENRKDISKNEILDRCLLIMINEAARCLEENIVQDANTINFAMITGTGFPPYKGGLLSYANDLGLEYIVKTLKKLQEEQGLRFKPCKLLLALEKNNQNFNTGDTLWKV
- a CDS encoding long-chain fatty acid--CoA ligase, with protein sequence MKTLPFKTYQELFKSFTKSENKYFLNYLFKGEYKNISTSLFKNKVLSLAKELKNIGIKENDTVAICAVSSPFWLIFDFALHQIGAVSVPIFANISIKNLNFELNDANISYIFIDDKNTIKNIKKDLVFITHTFEDSKNNFYCFDDLFYSNTLQQEIHADDIYKTNENDIFSIIYTSGNTGTPKGVVLSNKNIISQINDIDFLIHLKKDEIILSLLPLAHIFERTVMSYYLSKNVSIYFVDEITNVANLLKIVKPTMMTAVPRLLEKIYNKIKTNIESKPLISKILASLAFSYAMRYDINKQGFIYKLFDKIVYIKFREIFGSRLQKLVSGGAPLNKDICNFFVNIGINIYQGYGLSEFSPVISTNAPDAQKVGSCGKLLKSAEIKFLDKEILVKGPSLMREYLNQKELTKNTIDDEGWLHTGDIGHMDEEGYLYVSSRKKEIFKSSTGEYVNAVFLEQELSKNKYIEFSIIIANNKKYVSALLFVDKDKYLLEKQKNTDLSIEAYYANRSIINEIDKHIKKINKNLNSWERIVKYTLILNDISIETGELTPSMKICRNKIEELYEDQISTMY
- a CDS encoding acyl-CoA dehydrogenase; the encoded protein is MESLIFIFILLLLAYFSYPLYLWCTVIVIYAYVSDVSLSLIMVFIFFSLFFIIKDLRLSFISKNLVLLIKRKALLPKISSTEKAALEAGTNWVESNFFKAQVDFEAIKNQKITHLSKEEEDFLNNEVNTLCEMSSDWEIFQNRDLSPEIWTYIKENKFFGMIIPKEYGGLGFSATAHSHIIEKLVSRSQVLAITIMVPNSLGPAELILKHGTQKQKDKYLNNLALGREVPCFALTEPNAGSDATSITSSGILFKDENNTIKIKLNFTKRYITLANIATLIGLAFVLKDPDHLLGEKEDLGITFGLINANTKGVDNSKRHDPLNIPFVNSPLDGKDVIIDLGDIIGGQEGIGQGWKMLVESLSIGRGISLPSVSLGGSKLALSVSTYYTSLREQFGLSLSHFEAIEEKIAKIASYTYMLNAARNYTLDAIDAGEKPGVVNSIMKYHATEKFREIINDSMDILGGSAIMRGPNNLLAHAYFALPISITVEGANILTRNLMQFGQGLIKSHPFITKEIQAIEEENIEAFDKAFFSHISLVSHAFAKTVFCFLSRASFVRTKGEFKNYKRKLLWASAQFTLLTNIVLIIVGPALKKRENLSGRFGDILSYCYLITATLREFDNNPKEENKALVDYFCLYAFNEIQKAFEDIISNIGVLKIFLPILRLNPIALKAKDSLNNTIVTNLKKEEHLNALCKNIFISKDKKDRLHLMQEAFILNKKYDKHFKEIKKSVKEGKLKKDTMNNILEEAHQKEMINASSLRAMKRAYKMKQEVISVDSFKVKEYKANK
- a CDS encoding thiolase family protein codes for the protein MKEKIVIIDGLRSPISKAGFELKNIQADTLGAIITKELVLRTGISYDAFDEIILGNVAQPAHAANIARIIAIKAGFSQKTPAYTVHRNCASGMQAISSAIEKINSDQGSLYLVGGVESMSNIPLLYQDAYKDFITQISYSKSLAQRLKILSTFKLSHLKPVIALLLGLSDPISGQIMGLTAENLANEFGISREEQDEYALLSHLKAQAAQEKNILDDEIHAIITKETSFFKDNGIRFNQNMQALEKLKPIFDKNAGTVTAGNSSQISDGACMLILSTQSKAKELGLKVLGCIKDYAYVGLEAKRMGLGPIYATKKLFDKTGTSLKDIDLIELNEAFSAQSLANIKAFNSNSFCKKTFNSPALGEINPDILNVNGGAIALGHPVGMSGARIVLSALKQLKRTNKKTALATLCVGGGQGAAFLLEAYND